TCAGTCCCCAGAGAGTAACACCCATTCCCTACTATTGCTTCACCGGAGATAGCTGGTAGTGAGGACTTCAGTCCCCAGAGAGTAACACCCATTCCCTACTATTGCTTCACCGGAGATAGCTGGTAGTGGGGACTTCAGTCCCCAGAGAGTAACACCCATTCCCTACTATTGCTTCACCGGAGATAGCTGGTAGTGGGGACTTCAGTCCCCAAAGAGTAGCCGGAGATAGCTGGTAGTGAGGACTTCAGTCCTCACTACAGATGTTTTGGCCAGTCTGTGTATAGAGCTACAGAGGCTGTCGAATCCCCCCTGGGGAGCGTCCAGAATGTCATAGTAGATGTAGAACTAGTTGTTCGAGGAGGATGCTAGCTTGTTTGTCGATCGCCAAGGAATTGGTAACCTGACTATCTATGCGGTTTAATCATGTCCATTTCTACCTTGAAGATGCGATCGCACTGCGAAATTGCCTAGTCGAGGCGTTTGGTTTCCAGACGATCGCTCATTACGCTGACAGCCATACCCAGACCTATATCCTCAATAGTGGTTCCATCTGGTTTTTGCTGTCTTCACCACTGACCCATCAGAGTCCGGTTGCTAAGTTTCTTAGGGATCATCCGCCCGGTGTCGCAGATGTCGCCTTTCAGGTGGAAAATCTAGCGGTAGTCATGGCCCGCGCGCAACAGCAGGGGGCAATCACGACCCACAGCTTGGTTTGTCAAGGATCTGTATGTTGGGGTCAAATTCAAGGCTGGGAGCACCTTCGCCACACGTTAGTAGAGCAACCCAGGGACGGGTCTACCGTCATTCCCCTCTGGCTAGACGATCAGGCAGAACTTTACACCTATGCCCCACTAGGGAGACTATTAGGAACTCTGAATCAGGATTGTGCAACACCAACCTTTATCACCATTGATCACGTGGTGCTCAATGTACCCATGGGTCAACTGACTCACGCTGCCGACTGGTATAGCAACCTGTTTGGGTTTCAAGCTGGTCAACAGTTTATGATTCAGACGGACTATTCGGCCCTGCGTAGCCTAGTGCTTACGTGTGATGCCGTTCAGTTTCCCATCAATGAACCTGTCTCAGCCACCTCGC
This genomic window from Cyanobacteriota bacterium contains:
- the hppD gene encoding 4-hydroxyphenylpyruvate dioxygenase yields the protein MRFNHVHFYLEDAIALRNCLVEAFGFQTIAHYADSHTQTYILNSGSIWFLLSSPLTHQSPVAKFLRDHPPGVADVAFQVENLAVVMARAQQQGAITTHSLVCQGSVCWGQIQGWEHLRHTLVEQPRDGSTVIPLWLDDQAELYTYAPLGRLLGTLNQDCATPTFITIDHVVLNVPMGQLTHAADWYSNLFGFQAGQQFMIQTDYSALRSLVLTCDAVQFPINEPVSATSQIQEFLDANRGAGIQHVALRTTNIVAAVEQLRSANIPLISVPKTYYQQLQRDYPQAMNWATIAAHQVLADWHEDAVSALLLQTFTSPIFAHPTFFFEIIERQGYWQQGSYQLVQGFGERNFLALVKAIEQEQLGRQSAQKAANEPQHK